In one Triplophysa dalaica isolate WHDGS20190420 chromosome 9, ASM1584641v1, whole genome shotgun sequence genomic region, the following are encoded:
- the LOC130429102 gene encoding uncharacterized protein LOC130429102 produces MLESERSQKKLNNAKDTDDSGSSPYIPYKYTEAISLSAPSSQSDLIVMDINDNSESDEPDVKFISPFELKDTRHRRPKPVIKDQPMFCWMENTEMLESESEMDEVQPEAPEQQETPVRKSHPESNTDKQQTLQKEEDAHENIIMTAPNGPAGDTQDHLKGSKKTKAASKTKGLFVLHHWLEKKTKERQEEKMRKEREIIETQSLRERYLNSPALKHLCVNKNNSYYIPNLLL; encoded by the exons ATGCTGGAGAGTGAACGATCACAGAAGAAACTGAACAATGCCAAAGACACGGATGATTCAG GATCATCTCCTTACATCCCATATAAATATACCGAGGCGATATCACTGTCAGCACCTTCATCGCAGTCTGATCTCATCGTCATGGACATTAATGATAACAGCGAGTCTGATGAGCCTGATGTGAAGTTCATCTCTCCATTTGAGCTGAAGGACACCAGACACAGAAGACCGAAGCCCGTGATAAAAGATCAACCGATGTTTTGTTGGATGGAGAACACGGAGATGCTGGAGAGTGAAAGTGAAATGGATGAAGTCCAGCCAGAAGCTCCAGAGCAGCAGGAGACACCTGTGAGAAAATCCCATCCAGAGAGCAACACTGACAAACAACAAACCCTTCAGAAGGAGGAAGACgctcatgaaaacatcatcatgacagCTCCTAATGGTCCCGCTGGAGATACCCAAGATCACCTGAAAGGTTCAAAGAAGACCAAAGCTGCCAGCAAAACAAAAGGATTGTTTGTTCTTCATCACTGGCTTGAGAAAAAGACCAAAGAACGACAGgaggagaaaatgagaaaagaaagggaaataaTAGAAACACAGTCACTGCGGGAGAGATACCTCAACAGTCCAGCATTGAAGCATCTGTGTGTTAATAAGAACAACTCTTACTATATCCCGAATCTCCTTCTCTAA